From the genome of Ahaetulla prasina isolate Xishuangbanna chromosome 15, ASM2864084v1, whole genome shotgun sequence, one region includes:
- the TPCN1 gene encoding two pore channel protein 1 translates to MAGCLEEDDVPLILTLEDGRSRRVEPEGVPNENGINYDEIHDMASPATGDRCSHPWDRGRRTWEMNYQEAAIYLQEGENNDKFVTHPKDPKALASYLFVHNHLFYLMELTTALLLLLLSLCEAPAVAIFRLGIYVHATLELFALTVVLFELSMKLRWLGCHTYIRHKRTMVKTCVLFLQFVEAVVVLVRQTSHLRITRALRCIFLVDCRYCGAVRRNLRQIFQSLPPFIDILLLLLFFMVIFAILGFYLFSPNKSDPYFDTLESSLVNLFVLLTTANFPDVMMPSYSRNPWSCVFFIVYLSIELYFIMNLLLAVVFDTFSDIEKRKFRSLLLHKRTAVQHAFRLLVSKQRPSGIAFKQFDGLMHFYAPRMSVRDRYLTFKALSQSNSPLVSLKDMYSFYEVAGLKWKAKRNREHWFDDLPGTAFLIFKGINILVNSRAFQYGMYVLVAINGLWILVETFMLRDGIFSRDVPWSYIMFLTIYGVEVLLKVTGLGPKDYLSSGWNLFDFAVTLFAFLGLLALAFDMEPFYFIVVLRPLQLLRLFKLKKRYRNVLDTMFELLPRMASLGLTLLIFYYCFAIVGMEFFSGKLYPNCCNTSTVADAFRWVNRTVGNKTVVDQGYYYLNNFDNILNSFVTLFELTVVNDWYIVMEGVTSETSHWSRLYFMIFYIVTMVVMTIIVAFILEAFVFRMNYARKNQDSEEDSGIVFEREVSKEEIGGLAEIYGRQGDNLAASQLLKVVSQMDRHRQAAMLFLGRRSRTKSDLSMKMYEEEIQEWYEEHSRREERDFPWHEDEELLNQTFHPAPLRQRSQTII, encoded by the exons ATGGCTGGGTGCCTGGAAGAGGACGACGTCCCCCTCATCTTGACCTTAGAGGACGGCAGGAGCCGGAGGGTCGAGCCGGAGGGGGTCCCCAACGAAA ATGGCATCAATTATGACGAGATCCACGATATGGCCAGCCCAGCGACGGGAGACCGATGTTCTCACCCGTGGGATCGCGGAAGACGAACTTGGGAAATGAACtatcaggaagctgcaatttatcTACAG GAAGGTGAGAACAATGATAAATTCGTCACCCATCCGAAGGATCCCAAGGCTCTGGCGTCCTACCTCTTTGTCCACAACCACCTTTTCTATCTGATGGAGCTAACCACGGCTCTGTTGCTCTTGTTGTTGTCGCTCTGCGAAGCCCCAGCGGTTGCCATATTCCGCCTCGGCATTTAC GTCCATGCCACCTTGGAGCTCTTTGCATTGACTGTCGTGTTGTTTGAGCTCTCCATGAAATTAAGATGGCTGGGCTGCCATACCTACATCCGGCACAAAAGAACCATGGTCAAG ACCTGCGTCCTCTTCCTGCAGTTTGTAGAAGCGGTCGTGGTGTTGGTGCGTCAGACATCCCACCTTCGCATCACCCGAGCCTTGCGGTGTATCTTCCTGGTCGATTGCCGTTATTGTGGAGCTGTGAGACG AAACCTACGTCAGATTTTCCAGTCTCTGCCACCCTTCATTGATATTCTCCTCCTTTTGCTTTTCTTCATGGTCATCTTTGCGATTTTgg gATTTTATCTGTTCTCTCCAAACAAATCGGACCCT TATTTCGACACTTTGGAGAGCAGCCTGGTGAATCTTTTCGTTCTTCTCACTACTGCCAA TTTCCCTGATGTGATGATGCCCTCTTACTCCCGAAACCCATGGTCCTGTGTCTTTTTCATTGTGTACCTATCCATCGAGTTGTATTTCATTATGAATTTG CTCCTGGCTGTCGTCTTTGACACCTTCAGTGACATCGAAAAAAGGAAGTTCCGATCACTGTTGCTTCACAAGCGCACGGCCGTCCAACACGCCTTCCGCCTGCTGGTTAGCAAACAG AGACCCTCGGGGATTGCTTTCAAGCAGTTTGATGGCCTGATGCACTTCTACGCGCCTCGGATGAGCGTCCGAGACCGTTATCTGACTTTCAAAGCACTGAGTCAAAGCAACAGCCCTTTGGTCAG TTTGAAGGATATGTACAGTTTCTACGAAGTGGCTGGTTTGAAATGGAAG gcCAAAAGAAACCGAGAACATTGGTTTGACGATCTTCCAGGGACAGCTTTCCTTATTTTTAAAG GTATTAACATCTTAGTGAATTCTCGGGCTTTCCAGTATGGCATGT ATGTTCTGGTGGCCATCAACGGTCTCTGGATTCTAGTGGAAACCTTCATGTTGCGAG ACGGAATCTTTTCCCGGGACGTCCCTTGGAGTTACATCATGTTCCTCACAA TCTATGGGGTCGAGGTGCTGTTGAAGGTCACCGGCCTGGGTCCGAAAGACTATCTCTCTTCAGGCTGGAATCT ttttGACTTTGCCGTCACTTTGTTTGCGTTTTTGGGTCTCCTGGCACTGGCGTTCGATATGGAACCCTTCTACTTTATTGTTGTGCTGCGGCCTCTGCAGTTACTGAG GCTGTTTAAATTGAAGAAACGTTACCGCAACGTCCTGGATACGATGTTTGAACTTCTCCCTAGGATGGCCAG CCTAGGCCTAACTTTACTCATCTTCTATTACTGCTTTGCCATTGTCGGCATGGAATTCTTCTCCGGAAAACTCTACCCAAACTGTTGTAA CACCAGCACAGTGGCCGATGCGTTTCGTTGGGTCAACCGCACCGTTGGGAACAAGACTGTGGTGGACCAAGGATACTACTATCTCAACAACTTCGACAACATTTTGAACAGTTTCG tgaCTCTCTTTGAATTGACGGTTGTGAATGATTGGTACATCGTCATG gaagggGTTACCTCCGAAACGTCTCACTGGAGCCGTCTGTATTTCATGATTTTCTACATCGTGACCATG gtgGTGATGACAATCATAGTCGCTTTTATACTGGAAGCGTTTGTGTTCCGCATGAATTACGCCCGCAAGAATCAGGATTCAGAAG AAGACAGTGGGATTGTCTTTGAGCGGGAGGTCTCCAAGGAAGAAATTGGGGGCCTAGCCGAGATCTACGGAAGGCAAGGTGACAACTTGGCAGCTAGCCAACTCCTCAAGGTTGTTTCCCAGATGGACAGGCATCGG CAAGCCGCCATGCTGTTCCTGGGCCGCCGATCGAGGACCAAAAGTGATTTAAGTATGAAAATGTACGAAGAAGAGATACAG GAGTGGTACGAAGAACATTCCAGAAGGGAGGAACGGGACTTTCCTTGGCACGAAGACGAGGAGTTGCTCAACCAGACCTTCCACCCTGCTCCCCTCCGGCAGCGTTCGCAGACCATCATTTAA